A window from Anopheles ziemanni chromosome X unlocalized genomic scaffold, idAnoZiCoDA_A2_x.2 X_unloc_3, whole genome shotgun sequence encodes these proteins:
- the LOC131292089 gene encoding uncharacterized protein LOC131292089, producing the protein MKELGDIVIDSASSIADELDDEYRAMDVECKDASARSAPGEHGGILEKVRHHEQIRHRGLSAPAAHSDAALEAEFKRIGEQCEQRMLEEKLRVIEECEKRRQEEKRRLLHASLRQPTRVTARQPEPAVNGSHSESFELLNQSQLSARKCTSRELPTFSGDPQEWSVFIANYKHSTAICGYTNEENLLRLQQCLKGKARDAVESCLYHPSSVPEAIDILTECYGRPELIVESLMTKIRRMPPPKDDRFDTLVDYGVAVRNLCAAMKSCGLQEYLSGGSLLNELVEKLPPTVRLNCFYQRNINGGATLLAFNDWMKELVSAACQVVKPISRDLQREGGGRSGHPRKYANVNVHDSGQSAESVTVNHGEPCSVCSGKCSSLAECGKFLGMDVNSRWRYIKTHAVCRTCLKKHPRFCRVDVLCGVNGCNRRHNKLLHDEDFVRERQSGRAAEKTMSCNLHVGPYDGVLLKYIPVTLHGKGRTINTLALLDDGSTATFMDHSLVEELGLVGQPRPLCISWTGNQGRREEQSVEVSLKISGVESSAIFDLHSVHTVASLSLRKQSVAPSVISEEYEYLKGLPLRGTAKAPRILIGVDNIFVGQALRTVEREPNEPAASKTRLGWVLYGPYKQPGSKEVKMASVNAHICPCNKERDDIINMALKHYFTLESLGIYRPTTSLRSRDEERALMLLGTSVHLKDNRYEAGLLWKYEDVKLPDSRAMALKRHECLERKLRRDPDLAKAMQNKIVEYEQKGYVRKLTPEEQVTRTPNDWYLPIFPVTNPNKPGKIRVVFDAVAKANGVSLNSMLLTGPDQLVSLLMVLFKFREYKVAVTGDIREMFFQVDMNPRDQRSQMFLWNDGKLGSDPQHYVLQVMTFGAACSPSTAHYVKNVNAERFEATLPKAVECIKYEHYVDDMLASVETEQEAINLARDVQYIHSQGGFEIRNWLSNSTTVKMLLNGNENNGVDIPVESEMSTEKDLGMWWNTATDVFTFKISPRCDPRVLLGNFLMYLKILLQEFWRAKSPWDDEAIGHLAVKWQIWVTALPNVQRVSVPRCYRSKTTANSERVELHMFCDASENGASAVAYLRFEENGVIECALVGSKTKVAPITKGIAKEHKQLDSLTHEELERAENAIYRDVQRSEYADDIHVLSSKECVKHPWKRPLQKSSPLYKLSPMLDVNGVLRIKGRIEKCVWVGEDTKRPIILPRRHYVTELLINSYHSKYKHANHQTVVNEVRLKYHIPQLKATYNQIIFIQEFLWNAACPMWVRRRTVET; encoded by the exons ATGAAGGAGCTTGGCGACATCGTCATTGACTCAGCGTCGTCTATCGCAGATGAGCTCGACGACGAATACAGAGCGATGGACGTTGAATGTAAAGATGCAAGCGCGCGAAGCGCGCCAGGCGAGCATGGCGGCATACTGGAGAAAGTGCGCCATCACGAACAGATCCGCCATCGCGGTTTAAGTGCTCCAGCCGCACACTCCGATGCAGCGCTGGAAGCGGAATTCAAACGGATCGGCGAGCAGTGTGAGCAACGAATGCTCGAAGAAAAATTGCGCGTCATTGAGGAGTGCGAAAAGCGTCGGCAGGAGGAAAAACGACGCCTACTTCACGCCTCACTCCGGCAGCCTACGCGCGTCACTGCAAGGCAGCCAGAACCAGCAGTGAACGGAAGCCACTCCGAAAGCTTCGAGCTGCTGAACCAAAGCCAACTTTCGGCAAGAAAGTGCACGAGCCGAGAGTTGCCAACGTTCTCCGGGGATCCGCAGGAGTGGTCGGTGTTTATTGCCAATTATAAACACTCTACGGCCATCTGCGGGTACACCAACGAGGAGAACTTACTTCGACTTCAGCAGTGCCTTAAGGGGAAGGCACGGGACGCCGTGGAAAGTTGCTTATACCATCCGTCAAGCGTACCGGAGGCAATCGACATCCTGACAGAGTGCTATGGCCGCCCGGAGCTCATTGTGGAGTCGTTGATGACCAAAATTCGACGGATGCCACCACCAAAGGACGACCGATTTGACACCCTGGTCGATTACGGTGTCGCGGTCAGGAACCTGTGTGCGGCGATGAAGAGCTGCGGTCTACAGGAGTATCTCAGCGGAGGATCGCTGTTGAACGAGCTGGTGGAGAAGCTGCCACCGACGGTGAGGCTGAACTGCTTTTACCAACGGAACATCAACGGGGGGGCAACATTGTTGGCCTTCAACGATTGGATGAAGGAGCTAGTCAGCGCAGCTTGCCAGGTTGTTAAGCCAATCTCCCGGGACTTACAACGCGAAGGTGGTGGTCGCTCAGGCCACCCGCGTAAGTACGCTAACGTAAACGTCCATGACTCAGGTCAGTCTGCAGAGTCCGTCACCGTGAATCATGGGGAACCCTGTTCCGTGTGTTCAGGGAAATGTTCCAGTCTGGCAGAGTGCGGCAAATTTCTCGGCATGGACGTCAATTCGAGATGGCGGTACATCAAGACCCACGCCGTGTGCAGAACCTGCCTGAAGAAACATCCGCGTTTCTGTCGTGTGGATGTGTTGTGCGGTGTGAACGGGTGTAACCGACGGCACAACAAGCTGCTCCACGACGAGGATTTTGTACGAGAACGCCAGTCAGGAAGAGCCGCCGAGAAAACGATGAGCTGCAACCTCCACGTTGGTCCGTATGATGGTGTGCTCCTCAAATACATCCCGGTGACGCTACACGGAAAGGGCAGAACCATCAATACGCTCGCACTGTTGGATGACGGTTCGACGGCGACCTTTATGGACCACTCGTTGGTGGAAGAGCTGGGTCTTGTCGGACAACCCCGTCCGCTCTGTATCTCCTGGACGGGAAACCAGGGACGTCGAGAGGAGCAATCGGTTGAAGTGTCACTGAAAATCTCCGGAGTTGAAAGTTCCGCAATTTTCGACCTTCACTCAGTACACACCGTTGCCAGCTTAAGTCTGAGGAAGCAGTCGGTTGCGCCCTCGGTCATAAGCGAGGAGTACGAGTACCTCAAGGGACTTCCGCTGCGTGGAACCGCCAAGGCTCCACGAATCCTTATTGGGGTCGACAACATTTTCGTTGGACAGGCGCTGAGAACCGTGGAACGAGAGCCGAACGAACCAGCCGCTTCAAAAACTCGTCTCGGTTGGGTGTTGTATGGGCCATACAAACAGCCCGGCTCTAAAGAGGTAAAGATGGCATCGGTAAATGCCCACATCTGTCCGTGCAACAAAGAAAGAGATGATATAATAAACATGGCATTGAAACACTACTTTACGCTAGAGTCACTTGGGATATATCGACCGACTACAAGTTTACGTTCGCGGGATGAGGAACGCGCGCTGATGTTGCTTGGAACCAGCGTTCACTTAAAGGATAATCGCTACGAGGCTGGTCTGCTGTGGAAGTACGAGGATGTTAAGTTGCCTGATAGCCGAGCAATGGCCCTAAAGCGACACGAGTGTCTCGAAAGAAAATTGCGAAGAGATCCCGACCTGGCTAAAGCAATGCAAAACAAGATCGTGGAGTACGAGCAGAAAGGGTACGTCAGAAAGCTCACTCCCGAAGAGCAGGTTACTCGAACGCCAAACGACTGGTACCTGCCGATCTTCCCGGTGACCAATCCGAATAAGCCTGGGAAGATTCGAGTAGTGTTCGATGCGGTGGCAAAGGCGAACGGAGTAAGCCTAAACTCCATGCTACTCACCGGCCCGGACCAATTGGTGAGTCTACTCATGGTCCTGTTTAAGTTCAGAGAGTACAAGGTGGCAGTGACGGGAGATATCCGCGAGATGTTCTTCCAGGTAGACATGAACCCTCGCGACCAGCGCAGTCAAATGTTCTTATGGAACGACGGGAAACTCGGTAGCGACCCACAGCATTACGTACTACAAGTGATGACATTCGGTGCCGCGTGTTCACCCAGCACCGCGCACTACGTCAAGAACGTAAATGCGGAAAGGTTCGAGGCTACACTACCCAAAGCTGTGGAGTGTATAAAGTACGAGCATTACGTGGACGACATGCTCGCGAGCGTAGAAACAGAGCAAGAAGCCATAAATCTAGCCCGTGACGTCCAGTATATACACTCCCAAGGCGGGTTTGAGATACGGAATTGGCTGTCCAATTCCACCACGGTGAAAATGTTATTGAATGGCAACGAGAACAACGGAGTGGACATTCCTGTCGAGAGCGAAATGTCAACGGAAAAGGATCTTGGAATGTGGTGGAACACAGCGACGGACGTGTTCACGTTTAAAATATCCCCGAGATGCGATCCACGAGTGCTGCTTG GAAACTTCCTCATGTATCTGAAGATACTTCTACAGGAGTTTTGGCGCGCTAAGAGCCCATGGGATGACGAGGCTATCGGACACCTCGCCGTTAAGTGGCAAATCTGGGTAACCGCGTTGCCCAATGTTCAAAGAGTCAGCGTCCCAAGGTGTTATCGGAGTAAGACGACGGCCAACTCAGAAAGAGTAGAGCTCCACATGTTCTGCGACGCCAGTGAAAATGGGGCATCAGCCGTCGCCTACCTACGATTCGAGGAAAACGGTGTGATCGAGTGCGCCCTAGTAGGCTCAAAGACGAAGGTGGCCCCTATTAC GAAGGGCATAGCCAAAGAGCATAAACAACTTGATAGCCTGACGCATGAAGAGCTGGAGCGTGCAGAAAACGCAATTTATCGAGATGTACAAAGATCTGAGTATGCCGACGACATACATGTACTCAGCAGTAAAGAATGTGTGAAGCACCCTTGGAAGCGACCACTGCAGAAATCGAGCCCGCTGTATAAGCTAAGCCCGATGCTGGATGTGAATGGAGTGCTACGCATCAAAGGCAGGATCGAGAAATGTGTATGGGTCGGCGAGGATACCAAGCGCCCCATAATTCTCCCCCGACGGCACTACGTCACTGAACTGCTGATTAacagttaccacagcaagtaCAAGCACGCCAATCACCAAACAGTCGTCAATGAGGTCCGCCTTAAGTATCACATCCCGCAGCTCAAGGCCACGTACAACCAG ATTATCTTTATTCAGGAGTTTCTTTGGAATGCCGCTTGTCCGATGTGGGTCCGGAGGCGTACCGTGGAAACGTGA